From the genome of Silurus meridionalis isolate SWU-2019-XX chromosome 20, ASM1480568v1, whole genome shotgun sequence, one region includes:
- the hes6 gene encoding transcription cofactor HES-6 has product MAPVSRNSKSEDDYFGIKGDRKTRKPLVEKKRRARINESLQELRLLLSDSDAQTKMENAEVLEMTVKHVESILQNRAKAADSMNREASERFAAGYIQCMHEVHTFVSSCPGIDATIAADLLNHLLECMPLNDEDRVHDLLSDLMGDCVNGGAWASEGMHAVMSPREGSATSRPSDLSPSPSSMSSDDLCSDLDETDTEHSHVDSRDAHNNLPTAFYSKSVWRPW; this is encoded by the exons ATGGCCCCTGTTTCCCGCAACAGCAAGTCTGAAGATGACTATTTCGGGATTAAAGGAGACAGAAAG ACGAGAAAGCCCTTGGTGGAGAAGAAGAGACGCGCCCGGATTAATGAAAGTTTGCAGGAGCTGCGGCTGCTCCTGAGCGACTCAGAC GCGCAGACAAAGATGGAGAACGCCGAAGTGCTGGAAATGACTGTGAAGCACGTGGAAAGTATTCTTCAAAACAGAGCGAAAG CGGCTGACAGCATGAACCGTGAGGCGAGTGAACGCTTCGCTGCCGGTTATATCCAGTGTATGCATGAAGTGCATACGTTCGTATCCAGCTGTCCAGGCATCGACGCCACCATCGCGGCCGACCTGCTCAACCATCTGCTGGAGTGTATGCCTCTGAATGACGAAGATCGCGTCCATGATCTGCTCTCCGATTTGATGGGAGACTGTGTGAACGGTGGCGCTTGGGCAAGCGAGGGCATGCACGCTGTGATGTCCCCACGTGAAGGAAGTGCCACCAGCAGACCTTCAGATCTTTCCCCCTCCCCATCCAGCATGTCGAGCGATGATCTGTGCTCGGACCTCGACGAGACCGACACTGAGCACAGTCACGTAGACAGTCGGGACGCCCACAATAATCTGCCCACTGCTTTCTATTCCAAATCAGTATGGAGACCCTGGTAG
- the per2 gene encoding period circadian protein homolog 2 isoform X4 — protein sequence MLMSNDSQPSGLDVSSYTIEEIDSITSEYTLKNTDIFAVAVSLITGKIVYISDQAATILNCKQHVFKNAKFVEFLTPQDVSVFYSFTTPYRLPSWSMCTGAESSPSDCMQEKSFFCRISGGKECEGDMQYYPFRMTPYLMKVQDTEHTEDQFCCLLLAERVHSGYEAPRIPTDKRIFTTTHTPSCVFQDVDERAVPLLGYLPQDLIGTPVLLHLHPHDRPLMLSIHRKILQYAGQPFDHSSIRFCARNGEYITMDTSWSSFVNPWSRKVSFVIARHKVRMGPVNEDVFAAPPTTEGKLNDSDIQDVTEQIHRLLLQPVHNNGANGYGNLGSNDHLVGLASSSDSSGNGACNRTGDEEGQAKPRTFHEICKGVHMQKNQGQQFKKIPGKLLQKGSVVRPKDSAYSVNWRKSVEVQQATIQEELPLKDQTVYSYQQISCLDSVIRYLESCNVPITVKRKCQSSSNTTSSNSDEDKQKAVESSMQVSEAPGHLQSQAGLSPLDVSKKPSNSSVVGTSLAPLALPSKAESVVSITSQCSYSSTIVHVGDKKTQPESEIIEDGPSVGDTADGPTPATPPATAIPSTQERNQAYKKLDLTKQVLAAHTQKEEQAFLNRFKELRGVHTFKADYLEKQKGQAISHAGPSRVCKQGGRTEPATGRGGRNRKHKSKRIKQNESSDSTISHRRQVFRQELQGLNQTSWSLSDTSQSAFPIAYPAVVPAYPLQLYPGTNAIPPRVDAPLSGFVDSQSTQNPRFPMQPMQPQFPAPLVTPMVALVLPNYMFPQVGSAPRQPFYPEQAMFPPSQVPFQPQTAFPLQTQFTPQTPFPAQPFPFTPLDKHPKPAEPETREEPSRSSTPQSLGGRDQSSPPLFQSRCSSPLQLNLLQLEESQRSNEKQETTTTNAGNQGSVAVEKGPNTGTQTKTDKQPEDAGDAGLHHCDAFSSSSDLLDILMLEDSRSGTGSATSGSMGSAFNGCGTSACGSGGSASGTVSYTGSSNTSNNSSNYFGSVDSSQKSLEALRQRRRIAGSLELEESESLIKYVLQDPLWRLTANVDKEVMMTYQLPSLDIQQVLRDDREKLRQMQKNQPRFSEEQRRELAEVHPWVRGGGLPKAINVEACIGCKGVTEMLVEEELPDLHMGESEVSDVTAPPHDQT from the exons AATCTTCACCTTCTGACTGCATGCAGGAAAAGTCATTCTTCTGCCGCATCAG TGGCGGTAAGGAGTGTGAGGGAGACATGCAGTACTACCCATTCCGTATGACTCCTTACCTAATGAAGGTGCAGGACACAGAGCACACTGAAGATCAGTTCTGCTGCCTTCTGCTGGCTGAAAGAGTGCATTCAGGCTATGAAG CACCAAGGATCCCCACAGACAAACGcatcttcaccaccacacacacaccaagctgtgtgtttcaggatgtCGATGAAAG AGCTGTCCCGTTGCTTGGATATTTACCACAAGACCTGATTGGTACACCAGTACTTCTACACCTGCACCCACATGATAGGCCATTGATGCTAAGCATTCACAGGAAAA TCTTGCAGTATGCTGGTCAGCCGTTTGACCACTCGTCCATCCGTTTCTGTGCTCGAAATGGAGAGTATATCACCATGGACACCAGCTGGTCCAGCTTTGTTAACCCCTGGAGCCGCAAAGTGTCCTTTGTAATTGCACGACACAAAGTCCGCAT GGGTCCGGTAAATGAAGACGTCTTTGCAGCTCCCCCAACAACTGAGGGTAAATTAAATGACTCGGATATCCAGGATGTTACTGAACAGATTCATCGGCTCCTGCTTCAG CCAGTACATAATAATGGTGCTAATGGCTATGGAAACCTAGGCAGTAATGATCATTTGGTGGGTCTGGCCTCATCCAGCGATAGCAGTGGAAATGGAGCCTGTAATCGCACAGGTGATGAAGAGGGCCAAGCCAAACCT AGAACATTTCATGAgatttgtaaaggtgttcatATGCAGAAGAACCAGGGACAACAGTTCAAAAAGATTCCAGGCA aactgTTACAAAAGGGTTCAGTCGTTCGACCCAAAGACTCAGCATACTCAGTAAACTGGAGAAAGAGTGTGGAGGTGCAGCAGGCCACCATTCAAGAAGAGCTGCCATTAAAAGACCAGACTGTCTACTCATATCAGCAGATCAGCTGCCTCGACAGTGTAATTAG GTATCTAGAAAGTTGCAATGTGCCTATTACAGTGAAACGTAAATGCCAGTCATCCTCCAATACCACTTCCTCTAACTCAGATGAGGACAAACAAAAGGCTGTTGAAAGCTCTATGCAGGTGTCTGAAG CGCCCGGGCACCTGCAGTCCCAAGCTGGTCTTTCCCCCTTGGATGTGTCGAAGAAGCCAAGTAACTCGAGCGTGGTAGGCACATCGCTCGCTCCTCTGGCACTACCCAGCAAAGCTGAGAGTGTGGTGTCCATAACCAGCCAGTGCAGCTACAGCAGCACCATCGTACACGTGGGGGACAAAAAAACCCAGCCAGAGTCAG AAATTATCGAGGATGGCCCCAGTGTTGGAGACACTGCGGATGGCCCTACTCCAGCCACTCCTCCTGCCACAGCTATACCTTCCACCCAAGAAAGAAACCAAGCATATAAGAAACTAGATCTGACCAAGCAGGTGCtggcagcacacacacaaaaggaagAACAAGCTTTTCTCAATCGCTTCAAGGAGCTAAGAGGGGTTCACACATTCAAAGCAGACTACCTGGAGAAGCAGAAAGGACAAGCCATCTCTCATG CCGGGCCTTCTCGAGTCTGTAAGCAGGGGGGCAGAACAGAACCTGCGACCGGTCGCGGGGGCCGCAACAGAAAGCATAAATCTAAGCGCATCAAACAGAATGAATCTTCCGACAGCACCATTTCACACAGGAGGCAGGTGTTCAGGCAAGAACTGCAAGGACTGAACCAGACTTCATGGTCTCTTTCAGACACCTCACAGTCTGCTTTTCCCATTGCATATCCAGCCGTTGTGCCGGCATACCCCCTTCAGCTGTACCCAGGGACCAATGCCATTCCACCCAGGGTGGATGCACCGCTCTCAGGATTTGTTGACAGCCAGAGTACCCAGAATCCACGCTTCCCCATGCAACCCATGCAGCCCCAATTCCCTGCCCCTCTTGTCACTCCCATGGTGGCACTTGTGCTGCCCAACTACATGTTTCCACAAGTAGGAAGTGCCCCTCGCCAGCCTTTCTACCCTGAGCAG GCTATGTTCCCACCCAGTCAGGTTCCATTCCAACCTCAGACAGCGTTTCCTTTACAGACCCAATTCACCCCACAAACCCCTTTTCCAGCTCAGCCATTCCCTTTCACACCACTGgacaaacatcccaaacctgCAGAACCAGAAACGAGGGAGGAGCCTTCACGAAGCTCCACCCCTCAATCACTGGGTGGACGCGACCAATCATCTCCACCCTTGTTCCAGTCACGGTGCAGTTCACCACTGCAGCTTAACCTTTTGCAGTTGGAAGAGAGCCAACGCTCCAATGAGAAACAGGAAACCACAACAACCAATGCTGGTAATCAGGGGAGTGTTGCAGTGGAGAAAGGACCTAACACCGGAACACAGACCAAAACGGACAAACAACCA GAAGATGCAGGTGATGCAGGCCTGCACCACTGTGATGCTTTCTCTTCATCCAGTGATCTGTTGGATATCCTCATGCTGGAGGACTCTCGTTCTGGCACAGGGTCAGCCACATCCGGGTCCATGGGTTCTGCTTTTAATGGATGTGGGACTTCAGCTTGTGGAAGTGGTGGATCTGCTAGTGGAACtg TATCTTATACAGGAAGCAGTAACACCAGCAATAACAGCAGTAACTATTTTGGCAGTGTGGACTCTTCACAGAAGTCCCTTGAGGCCTTGAGACAACGACGTAGGATTGCAGGGTCCTTGGAGTTAGAGGAGAGTGAAAGTTTGATCAAATATGTCCTGCAGGATCCTCTTTGGCGCCTCACTGCCAATGTGGACAAGGAGGTTATGATGACATACCAGTTGCCCTCCCT ggaTATACAGCAAGTGTTGCGGGATGACCGAGAGAAACTGAGACAGATGCAAAAGAATCAACCACGATTTTCTGAAGAGCAGAGAAGAGAGCTGGCCGAGGTTCACCCCTGGGTGAGAGGAGGAGGTCTACCCAAAGCCATTAACGTTGAG GCGTGTATTGGCTGTAAAGGAGTCACGGAGATGCTGGTTGAGGAGGAGCTCCCAGACTTGCATATGGGGGAATCTGAAGTCAGTGATGTCACAGCCCCTCCACATGACCAGACGTAA